Part of the Rhizoctonia solani chromosome 2, complete sequence genome is shown below.
CGTCACGAAGGTATAGCTCGATGTCTGCTTCCACTAGCGACTTTTCGATCTCGTGTAGCACGCACATCGACCGGTTGCGGTCAGACTGCGCCTCGATCCTTTGGCGGATGTCCGGCTCGGGTCGGCTGGTGACGAAAAACTTGAGAGGCAAGTCGGGAGTGACTCTGAAAAGTACGTCAAGGATCGTTCGCACGCCGTTCGTGTTGCTGCATTCATCGAGCGCATCGATCACGACCACAAGCCCTTTTGTCATCCCGGTCTTCATTCTTGATAGCGGCTCCTTGATCAGTCGCTCACACTGCCTGTCGATCGACTGTGACTTGATGTTCGGCTGCTGCTCCAGAGCCCCCCGCAACGCTGATCGAAAAGAAGGTAAACGCTGTGCCAGCTGACAGGCGATAGTCGGTATGATTCTTCCCACGTTTTGACATTCCTCAGATGTGCGGGTGCAGAAGAAACTGGCCCCGAGTTCACCGCGATCTTCAAGACACTGGGCAAAGGTGTATGCGATGGTTGTCTTGCCTGTGCCGGCCATTCCGTTCATCCAGTAGACATTGGGCTTGTTTCGATCGACCGACCACTGATCAAGCTCGAGCAAGATCTTCGACCGAGTGTTCGGAGTGCATGCTCGACGATTCACATCATAGGACAGCAGTGAGTTGTAGATCGCCGAGTCTACAGGTGACAAACCGGCGAGGCGAGAGTCCTGACGGAACGCGCGTCAATCTTCATGTTTATCACTCAGATTTCCAGCTCACCGTGCGCTGTGCTTCGACTGCATCCCACGTGTTCAAGCTCGCTTCGGTCTGTGCCTATTTTAGCAGTGACGCTTACCAGTGCATACCTGTCTCCCACCTTGATCTTCTCCAGGATGTCCGCTATGTGCCTATACGCTTGTAGTATCTCCTCCTCATCCTGTTCCGCGTTCCTGAGGTATCTTGCTGTTCGGTCGTTCTGCTTGCTGCGGATGGCCGCCACTTGCTCTTCCATTGACCTATCTATTTTGTGAGCTTCCCGGATTCGACCTGCTTTGCGTCACTCACGTTGCGATTCTTTCAAGGAACTCCGAAACCTCTGTCGACTTGGCCTCTTGTTTATGCTGTTGGAGCCACTCGGCGAGCGATGATAGTCGTGCTGCCAGTGCCTCCATTTCGGTACAGTTGTTAGAGCTCAGCTACACAAGAGTCTGAATCAGTCACGGTGTAGCAGGGGAAATGACACAAACCACCGACCTCCATGTGCTCGACGGAGGCTAAAAGTCCTCCAATCGCAGCGTGTAGAGGCGGAAAAACCTGCGCTGCGCTATGCAATGTTTTTAGCGTACCGGTCAGGGCTCGTATGGCTGAAGGCGCAGGAGTGATTGGCCGAGGAACGCTGACGGCCGCGGTGTCTGTAGCCGCGTCGGGGCCTTCGAGAGGATTGGTTGCGATCGGCAGTTGATCTGTGTCTGAGTGTCGCAACGGGCCGTTGGAGGGCACCGCATCATCAACGGCAGAACGTGACTGAGAGGCGGCTGGTTCCGCGGGCAAAGACTGAGTATCAGGGTGAATGGAAGGTATGGAAGTGGAAAGACTCGATGCGCTGCCGGGCGTAAGTTTTGCTATGATTTTGTTTTTCTTGCGCCTGAAGTAGGCGCGAACGCCTGTCCCTTTATCCGGCGAATCCATTGACCGACGGTAGTCGTTGACCTGCACAAGCGCACAAGCGCTTGAGGCTGCTCAGATCAAGGGCGAATCATCGGCGCTTGCACGAACACCTAGCCGAAGTTTCGCATTTGTCATCGAACTAAGCAGTGTCAGTGTCAGCTCTGGCGACTCGAGCACGTTTGACGTGGGGTGATCATGCTTCGGGGCCTAAGAGACTTATCGTGTAAAGTGGTGGAGATGCATGATATGAAAGGGTCAAGTAGCTGGCCGGCTCTGAGGTTGGCACAAAAATCCGTCATTGACGAATTACGAtcctgtatcaggacttTGCTTGTTATACGCACTCCCACATCTCACTCGACGACACGAGGGCATCCCAACATCTCATACATTATTCGCTCAAGGTAGCTACACGATCTGAGTGGTTGTCAAAACTGGGTCCAATGATAGTTCATAGCACTTACCACTCAACTCAGCACCCCAACCCAGAGGGTTGTTTTTCTACGCCACGGAACGGCCTTGTATGTTATCTGAATAATAACCCCGGGTAATGAAGAATAGGACATACCTTTCGAGTAGGATAGTGTTCCCGAAAGAATCCTCTGAAACCCAATTATAGAGGCCATTGAGAGGCTTTGCACGCGGCACCGTGATATATGCTAAACGGAGTATCAGCGACTGGAAAGCCGAAACAAACCGCCCACTTACCAAGGCCGTAGTAGAACCTGTTCGTTGATCTTTATTCTTGATGCACGGTTCGAGGATTGCAGTTCTTGCGCCTATGCTCATGTCAATGATTGCAACCAACTTGTATATGTTTGTGTCTTACCAACCAAGCTAGCCGAACCAAGTTCAAACGGGATCTGCCATCAAGACCCGCCGACTATTCTAGGTTCATATACCGACTGACATTCCTGAGTGCTGGGGCTGTCCACACAAGCCGTTTAGTCTGGCTCGCCAAACATAAGCTCGTCACGAGTGACCAGTACTTTGACCCCGGTTTCGAATTTGACAGCCAAACACTACACGCTCGAGTGAGGGATCCTGCGACGCAATGTCTTAGTCTTCTTTAGTCCAAGAGCGGCAAATAATTCAATCATGCTTCCAATGCTGAGCTTTGGAATACGTATTCCGTTGAGTTGAATGTCCTGTCGTACCGGATAATAAGAGTCAGGCACTGAAAGAAGGAATGCAATGCAGTCGCATGTGTACATACAACTTGCGCCCCAGTCCAGACCTACTCGTTCAAGCATGGTTTCCCACGTACCACAGCCTTGCCCGTCTTCAACTCGACAACTTCCGGAGGGATACTGTCACATACGCGTTGAGCCACCTCCAACTTATGCGAGAAAATCGTACCTTTGGCTATATCTGCCTGATCTCGAGTTTTGTAGCAAACTCCATTCCTTGGGAGTGTTTTGAGCTGAGTCGAGATCCACACGCTTGCTTGGACTTCAGGTCAACACAACTCTCCGTACGTCGTTGGTATAGGACGACCCAACACACTTGTACACCTCTTGCCTTGTGCAGGCAGCTCTTCTGTTCGCGCCTGATTCAGCATGCTGACAAGTTCTGCGAGCTACAGTCAGTGTCCAACATTCATCCACCAGTCCAACAAGCCTACCCAACTTGGtttgcaagagtcccctgaGAAATCTCCATCCAGTTGGCCGGAAAAAGTGGCACCCCATAGAGTATGGCTGAAGGCGTAGTCTGGAGCCCCAACATCCGCAGATCCAGGAGGCAGCTGGAAAATGTCCCTGACAGCGATCATCTATATCCCTGCTTGTGTCAACAGTCTCAGCTTGGAAACAGCCTAACAATCGCACCTGCATCCCTACATCAGCCTCTTTTCTACTTCCCACCGTTTGTGCAGTGTTTTTGAGCGCATCAAACATTGTCGGATCCATCTGCAATACTCCCGTATGTCAGTCAACGATGCGGCAAAGCTTTCCCTTGACGCACTGCCGTACATGATCTGAGTTTGCAGCTTTGCCATGTTACTCGGTACTAAATTCAGAGGAGGTCTTTTGTCCTCAGAGCGGTCGTTCGCCAGGCTTTTCGGCTGTCTGGGCGTCTGCAACACGGGGTTATTTGGGTGCAATACTAGGAGTCAAGCTCTATACCTACAGACGAGTCCCGAAGTACCCTACCGGTGTGAACAGTCGGTCAGAATGTACCTGATGTTAGTATGAATGGTTGTGTTTTGCCGGTGAGCTGTTGATACCGTTTGCATTATGAATGAATGTCTAGAACCTATTTGTTGGTGACTACAGTTCTTTTGGAATGTCACCGAGATTGTACGCTCACCAGAACGTCCGATAATGAGCACGGTCTCCTCTCTGAGCACGCTATAGAGTATGTCCTCTTATTCTTCTGGCAGGCTACGATGAGACTGCACATGGCATCATGAGTGATCGAATCTAAGTGATGAGACCTGAGCAAATAGATTATGTGTGAGCCAACTCGGATGGTATACACTAATATATCGGGATAGTGATACTGACAAAAGCCGGTGCCGATTTAGTGCCGGGTATCCAGACGTGAGTGATCGTAGTTCAGAACTCGCAACAAACCGGAGCGCCGAGACCCTGAAGCTGACTCAGCGTGGACCCGAGCAGTTCTGACTTGCTGAGCCGTTCTCTCGGTCACCTCGTCCTTGAATCTCGTCTCGTCAGTTTTCTGCTCAACTATGCGCTCGTCAGAAGGCGCAACGCCAGATGGGAGTGTACAACACGGCAGAAACTGGGCGACGTCGGTGTCTGGGCAAACGCAAATGTGAACCTCGACTTTTTGCGACATTTGGCTCTTTCATCTTGGCGGGACCACCCCTGCACTTCCATATCGACAAGATGCCCGCCGTCACCTGCTCAGAGTTAGACAATCTGGATGCCTAGGGAAAATGACCCTGTGACGCAGCGTCTCGCAATAGCAACATGCGTTGGCGAGGCTATGGTTTATCAACTCATGAAGTCTACGGAGTCGCCGAGCAGGTGCCCTCGTCAAACTGAACACGGGCAAAGCGACCCGATCTGGTGCTTGGACTCTGCCACTCTTTTGGTAGGTCTATGGCATTGCATGATTGAACATATACAGCTAATCGTCTGTCAAGCGTCGCGGCTGTGCGTTAGCAGGATATTGCATGTGTCTTCCTTCGGTTTCCCCCGCTAGCTCTTGCAACTAGTACATCTATGAAAATTTGCAACGCACTTGCTTTTCTGAAATGGGCTGCCATTCGCAGTGAGTCAGTCTACGTATACATATCCAGCCCAAGATGCTTATCATATCTGTCCAGGCCATGAACACCTGCAAATCTGCCGCGCACAGATCCAACCTTGTCGTATTGGCCGAGGCTCAAGCCACCAAAGTCAGAATTGATCATTCTGGGAAGGATGTCACGGCAAGGGGGTCTTTTTTCACTTCAAGAGCGAGTCATTGACTGCCGAGGCTGGAAAGGAAGTTGTTCTCTCGGCTGGTTAGTTGATCATGCGTTCTAATAGTATCTTCGAAGTTAACGAGGGACTTTCAGGCACTCTTCTGACCCTCAAGCTCTTGAGTTGAGTGGTGCCGGCAACAGCAAAGTCTTGCAGAAGCACAAGATCACCCCAAAGGCCGATCTCCTTGGGGCTGGGGAGAACTGCCAAGATTGTGTTTCGGCTTCGACTGCGTACGAAGTAAAGAAAGGTTCGTCACCTACGACAACTTTGGGTATAACCATACGTTTAGGGCAGCTTCCAAAGTTCGATAGTAAGTGGGCTTGTGATGTATTCGATAAACAAGAACTTATACGAGAACAGcggaaaggcttgtgacagACCACTTACTGCTTCCCACTCCTTGATATTGCATATCGGCTTGTACTTCCTTGCTAGTTCTGCCAGGATTGTGCATATGCACAAGTGGCTGTGGGAGGATGTGAGGAAGGAGATACATATGGTGCTTCCGAACGAGCAGTACAGGATCGAAGAGCTAttgctgaggaagaagatgagTAACGTCGAAATGCTTCCGCATCCAGGCAAGTATACTGTTCGGGACTTTCCCAAGAGTCTTGCTGACCGTGTGGTTCAGCAGAGCCGAATAGTTGGTATATGTGAATTATGATGTGCATTCAGCACTCTTTCTCTCGTAGACAGATTGTAAGTCATGACTGCTATCTGCCAACCGTCACCCAATCAGCCTGCTTAGGTCACGCCCAGCACCTAAACACCGCAGACTCCCTTTCGCCTCCAGCTATGGATGCTAACTACTTATCCAAGCAGGTAGGTGTGCTGCTTGGGATTTATTGATACTCTTCTAAAGCTTTGTCCTGAATATAGACCGGAGCATCCTCGTTGAGTTGGTCAAGTTTGCGGATAAGCTTGCCATGGCCGAACCATTGGCTACGATACTTGTCGCCCGTCAGGGCCCCAGTCCAGATAGTGAGTCGGACAAAGTCATCGCCAAGCGAGCCAAGGGCAACAACCAAACTTTGCACCACCCGATCGGAACTGCGGTGATGGCATCCGGGTCGCTTGGAGGTGTGGTGGATGAGATGCCGAAGGCGTATGGAACGAGTAGTCTGCGAGTGGTATGTGCCGTTTTGGAGCAGCGTTTCTTCTTTCGCTGACAATGGACACTATGATAGATGAAGGCCAGTGTCATCCCGGTGCGCCTTGCCGTTCAGCTGCACTATGCTGTCTACGGCACTGCGGAAAGGGCAACTGACGCTATCAAGAGTGGCTCGGGATTCTAACTTTTAGTGATATTCGAAGCGTTTTGATTCCGGGACTGAAATAATGGGACGCGATTTCCTGAAGGTATTTGGGCTGAGATGGGCTGCATGCGCCTTTGCAATATACGTACAGTGGATACCGTCTATGTGGATGAGGTTTATGTCTTACAACTTTATGTGTATTCATATGCACTGTGACATATACAATGACTATTGTTTCGCTCATGTGTGCTCGAAGGAAGCTGGCGGAAGGTAGGATGGCTGTCTTGGTGTATTGTAAGCCCTATCGCGCTCTCAACCGTATGCCTGCAAAGGCTTTTGTTTCCAATCCAGCCCTCTGTTTACCTTTAAGCTTTGGACTTTTAGTTTGGGTTGGTGAGCAGCTTTAAGAGACCGGGGTCTTGTGAACTCCGAACTTGAGTATCAGGTGGGACACTAAAGCATTCATACTCAGATACAGGCGCACCTAGCACATTGCAACTCACACGAGTGGGGCCTAATTGGAGTATAAGGTTACGGAGCATGCAAGACTGTTATATTGCGCAAACACAACAAATGCATGATACTGCATAAACGCCCATGAATATATACAAAACACACTACGGGCTGTTTGGTATCTGTTCTCATCTCACATGTTAATATATGCTTACTTAGCAACCGCGTCAATATTGCTCACCTCACTCTCAGCCAACAAAGCATTGGTGCCACTCGTCCCCAAGCACCAAAAACTCCCTATAATCCGCTCGAAGCGTGCCTTCAGACCCGATGTTGTAAACGGTCTCGAGGCAAGGAAAGAGCATGGTCATATCCGATGGAACCCAGAAAACTAGCTGCGAGTCGCGGTTGCGTGCCCACCCATCCCTATCGATCGTCAGTCCACCGGCAATCGCACCATGGGGCTTCCTCTGGTCTGAGCTCGAAGAGGCAGATCGGGATATGTCGGATACAGTGCCCCTTCCTGGTGCCTTCCATACTCGAATCGTTGCGTCATCCGAGCCTGACACGATGTATGCACCGTCGGGCGAACATGCCACCGAGTTGATGCCACGTTGATGTCCTTGAAGTGGCTCACATGCAGGAGCCCCATCTTCCGCTCTCCACACTCGAACGCTTCGATCGTCCGAGCCAGATACGATGTGATTGCTGTCGGGTGTGAACACAACTGACCTCACGCTATCCTGATGTGCCTTGAGAGGACCGAGGACCAACTTGCCACTGCGCGAGTCGAAGATGCAAATCGCGCCATCCCAGGACCCAGCAGCAATGAGTCTGCCATCAGGCAAGATTGTCACCGACCGAATACCCCCTTCATGATGCTGCGACCCAAACGGATCGAACACGAGTGATAGCGTCTGCGACTCCCACATCCGGAGGTTCTCATCATCACACCCAGAAACGATATGCTTGCCGTCGGGGGAGAATGCCGCTGAGTAGACCTGATCGTCGTGCGTTCCAGCAAGGTCTGTGGGCGTCAGAGTCCCATCACCCACATCCCACACGCGTATGGTCATGTCCGACGAGGCAGAAACAACGTGCCTGCtatcgggtgagaacgacaCTGACCATATCATATCTTCATGCCCTCGAAGTGGACCGGATAGCAGATTGCCGCTTGTGGCATCCCATAGACATATGCATTTGTCGTTGCCACCGGAAATAAGGTACCTGCCGTCGAGTGAGAACGCCACCGAGAAGATGGTGTCCCTGTGTGCGACAAGTGGCTGGAGAGCGGGAGTGCCATCGTGTGTGTTGAACATGTAAATCGCTTTGTCACGACCCGCTGCGGCGATGCGTgagccatcaggcgagatgGCAACCGAGTAGACACCCTTGGTTGGTGCGTTGGAGTGTGGGGTGTGAGATGATGTCGGGTGCGGTGCGTTCCACATCTTGACGGTGCAGTCATATGAGCATGATGCGATTCgtgtgccgtcgggtgagaacgcagCGGAGAGAACATAATGGTCGTGTGTGCCAAGtaggcaagggttggagtagccgttctctacatcccatatatacacgcaccTATCTTCAGAGCCAGTGACGAGTTTGTCTCCGGGTGGCGAGAACCCAATGGATGTGATTGTGCGGTTGTGTACTTTGGGTGGGGAGTGTGTGGCGGTGCCATCCTGTAGACTCCAGACGCGCAGTTCACCAGACCAATGGCCAGTGACAAGGTGCTTGCTGTCTGGTGAAAAGGCGATTGAATGGACTGAGGATTGATGAGCGTCGAATGAAAAAGGGAGAGACTTGCTGGTGGATGCGTCATAAACAACAATGGGACACTCGTTGCTATACAAACAACATGCGATAAGcttgccatcaggagagaatgccgTGCAGTTGACTTCATGAGGatggcgtttgatggagttggGTATCAGACTGCCATTGCCACTGTCCCACATCCGCGTTGTCCGGTCATTGGACCCTGAGAGGATTTGCTTGCCATTGGGTGAGAACGATACTGACGCCACTGCGCTTTCATGCCccttgatgacgtcatatatGCAACTGCCTGTCTGCGCGTCTCGCACAAGTATTGTAGCGTCGTAagagccagagccagagacaagCAGCAGTCCGTCGGGGGAATATGCTATGGATCTGACCCAACTGGTGTGTCCTTTGAGGGGGCCAAGAGCCAGTGTTCCATTGTGCGCATGAAATATATGTACTGTGCCATTGCTAAATCCAATTGCAAATCGAGAcccatcaggagagaatgcaAGTGAGAGGGGCTCTAAGGGCATCTGCCATGTCGCAAGCAGTgccgtttgactttgttccATTGCAGACCCTTCCAGCCTCAGAAGCCCCCGAGTACGACCCCAGTACCGCTCGTATACCAAGCTTGAGTGATGGCAAAATGCCAATGCCGAGATGTAGATGTGCGGCGTCGACTCTGAAACAGATCCCGCAGCATACTTTGACACAAACATCCACGAGTCGTTCAGCAGCTTGCTCACATCTGATGATGCGTCTTCGGCCTATCACTCGCCATCAGCCTCGTACTGATACTGCTCTGCTCGAACGCCTTACTGTCAGCCAAGACTTGAGTGCAAACAGCATGCCTATCCCTTTGTCCAGCGCACGCTTCAGGCTCACTatctccatccagaacaacAGCCGGTATGACAGCAGCTCTTCCAGCCCTTTCCGCACCATCTCACATGGCGTGCTCTTGACCACATGGTCTCCCCAGTGGTGCGCTACGTACGCCAGCGTTGGCGAGATTGACCTTGCTATCCGATCTTCCAGGTCTTGCACTTTGCTATCGGGTATAAACGATGTCTCTAGGCCACAGATGTTGAATCGCAGCTGGTCTTGCATCACCTCGAAGCACCGTTCCGCGAGCATCTGACTGTGCTTTGCTTCGTCGCAGTAGAACTTGATCGACCGTGCCTTGTCGAACATATAGTCGGGGAACGATGCATGTAGCGTAGTGATCGTCCCAGTCGCTTGTGACACGTGCAGCACCGAATATAGAGACTGGAGCAGTATGTGAGCCTTTGCCGCCTT
Proteins encoded:
- a CDS encoding GMC oxidoreductase, whose product is MPRENDPVTQRLAIATCVGEAMVYQLMKSTESPSRCPRQTEHGQSDPIWCLDSATLLDIACVFLRFPPLALATSTSMKICNALAFLKWAAIRSHEHLQICRAQIQPCRCHGKGVFFHFKSESLTAEAGKEVVLSAALELSGAGNSKVLQKHKITPKADLLGAGENCQDCVSASTAYEVKKASKVRYGKACDRPLTASHSLILHIGLYFLASSARIVHMHKWLWEDVRKEIHMVLPNEQYRIEELLLRKKMSNVEMLPHPGKYTVRDFPKSLADRVVQQSRITDCHAQHLNTADSLSPPAMDANYLSKQVDRSILVELVKFADKLAMAEPLATILVARQGPSPDSESDKVIAKRAKGNNQTLHHPIGTAVMASGSLGGVVDEMPKAYGTSSLRVMKASVIPVRLAVQLHYAVYGTAERATDAIKSGSGF
- a CDS encoding peptidase C14; the encoded protein is MDSPDKGTGLRAYFRRKKNKIVAKFASSNPPNPSPSTPPIHPDTQPLPAEPAASQSRSTTGDVEPSNVPSRCSDTDQLPVVIYRLEGTDAATGTTTVRVPRPITPMPSAIQALTSTLKTLHSAAQIFPPLQAAIGGLLASVEHMELSSNNCTEMEALAARLSSLAEWLQQHKQEAKSTEVSEFLEGITTSMEKQVAAIRSKQNDRTARHLRNAERDEEEILQAYRDIADILEKIKTEASLKTWDALETQRMDSRLAGLSPVDSAIYNSLLSHDVNRRACTQNTRSKILLELDQWSVDRTKPNVFWMNGMAGTGKTTIAYTFAQSLKARRVLGASFFCTRTSDECRDVGRIIPTIAHQLALYSPSFRPALLRVLEQEPNIKSQSIDTQCERLIKEPLSKAKSGMTKGLVVVIDALDECSNANGVRTILDVLFRVTPSLPLKFFVTSRPEPDIRQRIEAQSDRNRSMCVLHEIEKSLVEADIELYLRDELRNGVSEHDLIKLAKLSGNLFIYAATAIRYIRRRGTMVDQDRLGAILNSSSKSANRHADIDKLYATILGAAVHDSNLDQEEQDQTLAIVWTAICAREPIDVDTLGALTGIKAAKAHILLQSLYSVLHVSQATGTITTLHASFPDYMFDKARSIKFYCDEAKHSQMLAERCFEVMQDQLRFNICGLETSFIPDSKVQDLEDRIARSISPTLAYVAHHWGDHVVKSTPCEMVRKGLEELLSYRLLFWMEIVSLKRALDKGIGMLFALKSWLTAEDASSDVSKLLNDSWMFVSKYAAGSVSESTPHIYISALAFCHHSSLVYERYWGRTRGLLRLEGSAMEQSQTALLATWQMPLEPLSLAFSPDGSRFAIGFSNGTVHIFHAHNGTLALGPLKGHTSWVRSIAYSPDGLLLVSGSGSYDATILVRDAQTGSCIYDVIKGHESAVASVSFSPNGKQILSGSNDRTTRMWDSGNGSLIPNSIKRHPHEVNCTAFSPDGKLIACCLYSNECPIVVYDASTSKSLPFSFDAHQSSVHSIAFSPDSKHLVTGHWSGELRVWSLQDGTATHSPPKVHNRTITSIGFSPPGDKLVTGSEDRCVYIWDVENGYSNPCLLGTHDHYVLSAAFSPDGTRIASCSYDCTVKMWNAPHPTSSHTPHSNAPTKGVYSVAISPDGSRIAAAGRDKAIYMFNTHDGTPALQPLVAHRDTIFSVAFSLDGRYLISGGNDKCICLWDATSGNLLSGPLRGHEDMIWSVSFSPDSRHVVSASSDMTIRVWDVGDGTLTPTDLAGTHDDQVYSAAFSPDGKHIVSGCDDENLRMWESQTLSLVFDPFGSQHHEGGIRSVTILPDGRLIAAGSWDGAICIFDSRSGKLVLGPLKAHQDSVRSVVFTPDSNHIVSGSDDRSVRVWRAEDGAPACEPLQGHQRGINSVACSPDGAYIVSGSDDATIRVWKAPGRGTVSDISRSASSSSDQRKPHGAIAGGLTIDRDGWARNRDSQLVFWVPSDMTMLFPCLETVYNIGSEGTLRADYREFLVLGDEWHQCFVG